GATATCGACGGTGTATCGGCCATTGAGCGATTGGCACCGCATCACCTGATGTAGAGTGGAGACTACCCCCCGCATTCGGTGGATCCAACCTCTCcccatgatggcgttgtagctCGTGGCGGAGTCTATAATAAGGAAGTCTACTGGCAAGGTGCGTTCTGCAGCTACCACAGTTAACCGAACGACGCCCTTTGGATAGACTCTCTGGCTATTGAAACCCAAAATGGGCATGGTGGAGGGTTGGATCTGATTCTCCTCCAGTCCCATTTTCtggaaggcttcccagaagaggatGTCGACCCCACTGCCCCCATCGATCAGAACTCTGCCCAGCTGGCAGTGGTCAACTTGTAAGGAAATGACGAGTGCATCGTCATGAGGCAGGTGGACGCCCTTCAGGTCTTCGTTAGTGAAGGTGATAGCAGAGGCTGTGTAGCTTCTTTCTTCTGAAGTGACGAGATTGACCACGTGGCCTAACGATTTGTACCGCTTCACTCGTTCTTCCATCCTTTTATGGATTTTAATTGCATGGTCTTGATTATCGGTGGATTCTACGATCCCGTGGATCATAGGGACTTGTTTAAGAGGCTCCAGGGTGCTGTCAGAGGCTGTGTGTACGGGGTCTGACGCCTGCGGAGTGGGGGCAGAAGCTGTGTTCTGCCGCGAGGCGCCTGGTCTGTCTGTCTCCTTGATGTATTGGGTAAGCCgcccactcctcatgagggcTTGGATCTTATTGTTCAGATTGTGGCATTCAGCGATCGTATGACCGTGATCTTTGTGGAAGAGACAGTATTTGCTTTTATCCCTTCTGTCAGATGGAGTGTTAATTTTGTAGGGCTCTCGCCAGATAGGCCTATCTTTATTCTCTTCATAAATGACTTCTTGCGGGACGGTGTATTCGAAGGATGGGTACCGCGATGGCTGACGATCTTGTCTAGGCCTTTTGCCTTCCTTCGTATGATCTGTTTGGTTCCGCTTCCTCTTGTCATCCCTGGCAGGTGGTGGAGGATTATTCGCTGGGGGAGCAGAGATGAGTGCAGTCTTCTTCTGTGCGCGCTCTCGAAATTCTAATACCCTGAAGACGCCCTCGGCTCGGGTCTGCACGTCTGCCATGTCATATGGTGGTGTCATAGTGAGATTCTCATGCAAGAGTGACCCCACCTGCAAGCTTTTGACGAAGAGATTTGCTGCGGTGAGTGGGTCGACGTCGTGGATTTGATGCACGAGGTCAATGAAACGCTGTAAGTATGCCTTTGGATGTTCATTCTCCCCTTGTTCAATTCGATAGAGATCGACCATTGTTCTGGGAGCCTCTCGGTTCGCGCTGTATTGCTGTAAGAAGGATCGTCAGAGATCACTAAAGCTGTTGAGTGATCCGGCCTTTAATTGTCGGAACCATAGTAGAGCCGGCCCGGAGAAAGTCGTGGAAAAGACTTTGCATTGTATGGCTTCGTTATTAGCTTCTAACGCCATCTTCTGTTGAAATTGAAATAGGTGGTTTAATGGGTCTCCCTTTTCGTTGAATGCAGGCAGGGAAGGGATGACGAAGTCCCGAGGTTTTGGCTCATTCAGAATCCATTCCGAGAAAGGCGATTTTTCAGTGGTTCTTGATACAAGATCCAAATGTTCGGTGGCATAGGCGGATCGCCCATCTgagaacttctgcatcatttCCCTCATCATGTCTTGTTTCCAACTGTCCAAGAAACAGATCGAGGGAACACAACCTTCTGAGGGAGAATCGTGTGCGACTTGAGGTATAGTGCGTTGAGGCCGGACGTCGGATGTTGGCTGAGCGGGTCCAGTGGGTTCTGCTTCGGCCCGCCCATGCGCACCAGAGGTTGGGGCTTGTCGCCCGTCGGTCCCAGAGGATGGGGGGATGGCTTGGGATTGCCCGTTACCTGGGTTCATGTTGTGAGGTGGGGAATTGACACGGTCGACTAGAACGTCAGATCTGTCGGAATCAAGATTCTCGTGGGCTTGGGTGTTGCGAGTTGTGTCAGTGGACCTGCGGAGCTCAGCAATCTCTGCTTCGAGCCTGGCTTGGGCTTCGGTTAATGTCTTGATTGCCTCGTTGGACCGCTGCTGGCTTGCTTCCAGTAGACGACACATTCTCTCGATCTGGTCGCTCATGTCCGCTGGAGGGACGTTTTGTACAACCGGGCCCGAAACTCCGTTGCCTTTGGGTGGCATGACTTCTGAGTTTGCAGTGGATCTTGATTTCTTGGTTCGACGATGTGGCTAAGGTCGAAACGTTTATcgtttcccacagacggcgccaattgttggggcaacaatttgtctttctatttATGGAGGTAAAGACTCGACAATGTTTGACGACTTGCTTCTTCTCCGGTGATGAAATctgcctttgactcgtcgggatttcctgcaagaaagacactccgatgcctaagtcagttcaaagttcgatccctttttcctcctcaaaatctcatatttataggatgAAATATACAAAACAGTTAGTTGGTTCAAGTGGACCCTGAAAATGAGGAAGGAGAGTAActaaatttccctccaaaaataccaacttttaagATGTCTCGCTCAGAGGTCAGAGGCGCGGATTGCCTCTGACCTACAGCTTCTGGCTTTGGAACATCCCTTTGTCTAAACGCTccgttttgaatatttgataaGTGAGGCAAGTGTTTtcgggccgaacattttgggcccaacacatccttatttggtttttgtacaataataatttatgtttgagatttatatttaaaaacaaaaaggCAAAATTCATTGTTTAGTATACAATCAATACCTCAACTACACCTAATTGAATATGGAAGATTTATTC
This genomic interval from Humulus lupulus chromosome 8, drHumLupu1.1, whole genome shotgun sequence contains the following:
- the LOC133796189 gene encoding uncharacterized protein LOC133796189 produces the protein MVDLYRIEQGENEHPKAYLQRFIDLVHQIHDVDPLTAANLFVKSLQVGSLLHENLTMTPPYDMADVQTRAEGVFRVLEFRERAQKKTALISAPPANNPPPPARDDKRKRNQTDHTKEGKRPRQDRQPSRYPSFEYTVPQEVIYEENKDRPIWREPYKINTPSDRRDKSKYCLFHKDHGHTIAECHNLNNKIQALMRSGRLTQYIKETDRPGASRQNTASAPTPQASDPVHTASDSTLEPLKQVPMIHGIVESTDNQDHAIKIHKRMEERVKRYKSLGHVVNLVTSEERSYTASAITFTNEDLKGVHLPHDDALVISLQVDHCQLGRVLIDGGSGVDILFWEAFQKMGLEENQIQPSTMPILGFNSQRVYPKGVVRLTVVAAERTLPVDFLIIDSATSYNAIMGRGWIHRMRGVVSTLHQVMRCQSLNGRYTVDIKGCQKQAKKCFLTLKEISSSASASHEDSPDK